In one window of Microtus pennsylvanicus isolate mMicPen1 chromosome 2, mMicPen1.hap1, whole genome shotgun sequence DNA:
- the Ndufaf5 gene encoding arginine-hydroxylase NDUFAF5, mitochondrial isoform X1 produces MLRPPVLWRLTRLRSPAVSAGNGGRREVASGVPPSGSTSPRALNIFDRELKRKQKNWAARQPEPMKFDYLKEEVGSRIADRVYDIARDFPLALDVGCGRGYIAQHLNKEIVGKIFQTDIAEHALKNSSETDIPTVNILADEEFLPFQENTFDLVVSSLSLHWVNDLPRALEQIHYVLKPNGVFVGAMFGGDTLYELRCSLQLAETEREGGFSPHISPFTAVNDLGHLLGRAGFNTLTVDTDEIQVNYPGMFELMEDLKGMGESNCSWNRKALLHRDTMLAAAAVYREMYRNEDGSIPATYQIYHMIGWKYHDSQAKPAERGSATVSFGELAKLNDVMSQGKKE; encoded by the exons ATGCTGCGACCGCCCGTGCTTTGGCGGCTAACGCGGCTCCGGAGCCCGGCGGTCTCCGCAGGGAACGGTGGTCGCAGGGAGGTAGCTTCCGGTGTTCCTCCTTCGGGCAGCACCTCGCCCAGAGCCCTAAACATCTTCGACAGGGAattgaagaggaagcagaaaaactGGGCAGCTCGACAGCCTGAGCCCATGAAATTTGACTACCTGAAGGAGGAG GTTGGCAGTCGGATTGCAGACCGTGTGTATGACATAGCCAG agattttCCCCTTGCACTGGATGTGGGATGTGGAAGAGGCTACATAGCACAACATTTAAATAAG GAGATTGTGGGAAAGATTTTCCAAACAGACATTGCAGAACATGCTTTG aAAAATTCCTCAGAAACAGATATACCTACTGTGAATATTTTAGCTGATGAAGAATTCCTTCCCTTTCAAGAAAACACATTTGACCTGGTGGTTAGCAGCTTAAG tttGCACTGGGTGAATGACCTTCCTAGAGCACTTGAACAG ATTCATTATGTCTTAAAACCAAATGGGGTGTTTGTTGGCGCGATGTTTGGTGGTGACACGCTCTATGAACTTCGGTGTTCATTACAGTTAGCAGAAACAGAACGAGAAGGAGGGTTTTCCCCACACATTTCTCCCTTCACTGCAGTCAATGACCTAGGACATCtgcttgggagagctggtttcAATACCCTGACTGTG gataCTGATGAAATTCAAGTTAACTATCCTGGAATGTTTGAATTGATGGAAGACTTAAAAG GTATGGGTGAGAGCAACTGTTCTTGGAACAGAAAAGCCCTGCTGCACCGAGACACGATGCTGGCAGCTGCAGCGGTTTACAGAG AAATGTACAGAAATGAGGATGGCTCCATACCTGCCACTTACCAGATCTACCACATGATAGGATGGAAATACCATGACTCTCAG gcAAAGCCAGCTGAAAGAGGCTCTGCAACTGTGTCATTTGGAGAACTAGCAAAACTAAATGATGTCATGTCacagggaaaaaaagaataa
- the Ndufaf5 gene encoding arginine-hydroxylase NDUFAF5, mitochondrial isoform X2, which yields MLRPPVLWRLTRLRSPAVSAGNGGRREVASGVPPSGSTSPRALNIFDRELKRKQKNWAARQPEPMKFDYLKEEVGSRIADRVYDIARDFPLALDVGCGRGYIAQHLNKEIVGKIFQTDIAEHALKNSSETDIPTVNILADEEFLPFQENTFDLVVSSLSLHWVNDLPRALEQLAETEREGGFSPHISPFTAVNDLGHLLGRAGFNTLTVDTDEIQVNYPGMFELMEDLKGMGESNCSWNRKALLHRDTMLAAAAVYREMYRNEDGSIPATYQIYHMIGWKYHDSQAKPAERGSATVSFGELAKLNDVMSQGKKE from the exons ATGCTGCGACCGCCCGTGCTTTGGCGGCTAACGCGGCTCCGGAGCCCGGCGGTCTCCGCAGGGAACGGTGGTCGCAGGGAGGTAGCTTCCGGTGTTCCTCCTTCGGGCAGCACCTCGCCCAGAGCCCTAAACATCTTCGACAGGGAattgaagaggaagcagaaaaactGGGCAGCTCGACAGCCTGAGCCCATGAAATTTGACTACCTGAAGGAGGAG GTTGGCAGTCGGATTGCAGACCGTGTGTATGACATAGCCAG agattttCCCCTTGCACTGGATGTGGGATGTGGAAGAGGCTACATAGCACAACATTTAAATAAG GAGATTGTGGGAAAGATTTTCCAAACAGACATTGCAGAACATGCTTTG aAAAATTCCTCAGAAACAGATATACCTACTGTGAATATTTTAGCTGATGAAGAATTCCTTCCCTTTCAAGAAAACACATTTGACCTGGTGGTTAGCAGCTTAAG tttGCACTGGGTGAATGACCTTCCTAGAGCACTTGAACAG TTAGCAGAAACAGAACGAGAAGGAGGGTTTTCCCCACACATTTCTCCCTTCACTGCAGTCAATGACCTAGGACATCtgcttgggagagctggtttcAATACCCTGACTGTG gataCTGATGAAATTCAAGTTAACTATCCTGGAATGTTTGAATTGATGGAAGACTTAAAAG GTATGGGTGAGAGCAACTGTTCTTGGAACAGAAAAGCCCTGCTGCACCGAGACACGATGCTGGCAGCTGCAGCGGTTTACAGAG AAATGTACAGAAATGAGGATGGCTCCATACCTGCCACTTACCAGATCTACCACATGATAGGATGGAAATACCATGACTCTCAG gcAAAGCCAGCTGAAAGAGGCTCTGCAACTGTGTCATTTGGAGAACTAGCAAAACTAAATGATGTCATGTCacagggaaaaaaagaataa
- the Ndufaf5 gene encoding arginine-hydroxylase NDUFAF5, mitochondrial isoform X3, translated as MFGGDTLYELRCSLQLAETEREGGFSPHISPFTAVNDLGHLLGRAGFNTLTVDTDEIQVNYPGMFELMEDLKGMGESNCSWNRKALLHRDTMLAAAAVYREMYRNEDGSIPATYQIYHMIGWKYHDSQAKPAERGSATVSFGELAKLNDVMSQGKKE; from the exons ATGTTTGGTGGTGACACGCTCTATGAACTTCGGTGTTCATTACAGTTAGCAGAAACAGAACGAGAAGGAGGGTTTTCCCCACACATTTCTCCCTTCACTGCAGTCAATGACCTAGGACATCtgcttgggagagctggtttcAATACCCTGACTGTG gataCTGATGAAATTCAAGTTAACTATCCTGGAATGTTTGAATTGATGGAAGACTTAAAAG GTATGGGTGAGAGCAACTGTTCTTGGAACAGAAAAGCCCTGCTGCACCGAGACACGATGCTGGCAGCTGCAGCGGTTTACAGAG AAATGTACAGAAATGAGGATGGCTCCATACCTGCCACTTACCAGATCTACCACATGATAGGATGGAAATACCATGACTCTCAG gcAAAGCCAGCTGAAAGAGGCTCTGCAACTGTGTCATTTGGAGAACTAGCAAAACTAAATGATGTCATGTCacagggaaaaaaagaataa